The Juglans regia cultivar Chandler chromosome 2, Walnut 2.0, whole genome shotgun sequence genome includes a window with the following:
- the LOC108995484 gene encoding uncharacterized protein LOC108995484 — translation MVTPRGPNWSRWSHSKTVALIWLTSVFLFYSLFQMALHNSTPSQPPTAPAPPHPPPSEQRSKLYDKMERDLDEKGAAFLKHGETSQSLSLSDIFTLKDGSVTPVLKAANPPIRANVLYLSTKYSLPISEAVKHIFSSYFDKAIWFQNSSLYHFSMFHASHHIAPVPATEDEIEVEARAVHAVADALCPLKIVLDRVVLTSTGVLLGCWQVISGTDPLTIRANLRTALPHAPQKQLYDAAILHTSFARLLGHPKASPMELHKTSDEVQFFHELVARLNNQIRGFEAEVSELWYVEEYDLLALALDGRMKVRRSQLGCSRTQDSEDQKHN, via the exons ATGGTGACGCCGAGGGGTCCGAATTGGAGTCGGTGGAGCCATTCAAAAACTGTAGCTTTGATCTGGCTCACCTCCGTCTTCCTTTTCTACTCTCTCTTCCAAATGGCGCTCCACAACTCCACTCCTTCTCAACCCCCAACCGCTCCTgctcctcctcatcctcctccttcAG AGCAAAGGTCGAAATTGTACGATAAGATGGAGAGGGATTTGGATGAGAAGGGGGCGGCTTTTCTTAAACATGGTGAAACATCTCAGTCCTTGTCACTTTCGGATATTTTCACTTTGAAGGATGGATCGGTAACACCTGTACTTAAA GCAGCAAACCCTCCCATTCGGGCTAATGTTTTGTATCTGAGCACAAAATACTCTCTGCCCATCTC GGAGGCTGTAAAGCATATATTTAGTTCATACTTTGACAAAG CAATCTGGTTTCAGAATTCCAGTTTGTACCACTTTAGCATGTTCCATGCCTCACATCATATTGCACCTGTTCCTGCTACTGAAGATGAG ATAGAAGTGGAAGCAAGGGCTGTTCACGCTGTTGCAGATGCTCTCTGCCctttaaaaattgttttagaTAGGGTGGTTTTAACTTCAACTGGTGTGCTTTTGGGGTGCTGGCAG GTAATCTCTGGGACCGATCCCTTAACCATTCGTGCCAATTTGAGGACTGCACTTCCACATGCGCCACAAAAGCAACTT TATGATGCTGCTATTCTTCACACATCATTTGCAAGGCTTCTAGGACACCCTAAAGCATCACCAATG GAGCTGCATAAAACTTCAGATGAAGTCCAATTCTTCCATGAGCTAGTTGCTCGACTAAACAATCAAATCCGAGGATTTGAG GCAGAAGTATCCGAGCTCTGGTATGTAGAGGAATATGATTTGCTGGCTCTTGCACTGGATGGAAGAATGAAAGTTCGCAGGTCTCAACTTGGCTGCTCAAGAACCCAAGATTCTGAAGATCAGAAACATAATTAA